The following proteins are encoded in a genomic region of Ornithinibacillus sp. 4-3:
- the fliM gene encoding flagellar motor switch protein FliM, translated as MVDEILSQNEIDALLSALTSGEMDAEELKKDEKEKVRVYDFKRALRFSKDQIRGITRIHENYSRLLTTFFSAHLRTYVNISVASVDQVPYEEFIRSIPNMTVLNVYSVEPLEGRILMEVNPNIAYSLLDRLLGGKGNSVTKVDNLTEIETMLMSQLFEKAVTNLQEAWASLEEIHPLLEDFEVNPQFLQLVSPNETVVVVSLNTEIGEESGMINICIPHIVLEPIIPKLSVHYWMQTESKKRDPEAYKNISRNVEKAKIEAKAILGDTTITINEFLHLNKNDIISLNQSLDQPLTLAVNEQPKFYVQPGEYKNKVSVQILEEIKGGN; from the coding sequence TTGGTAGATGAGATACTTTCGCAAAATGAAATTGATGCCTTATTATCGGCACTAACATCAGGGGAGATGGATGCTGAAGAATTAAAAAAAGATGAAAAAGAAAAAGTTCGAGTATATGATTTCAAACGTGCTTTACGTTTTTCAAAGGATCAAATTCGTGGGATAACAAGAATTCATGAAAATTATTCACGATTACTAACTACATTTTTTTCAGCCCATTTAAGAACATATGTCAATATTTCGGTTGCTTCTGTTGACCAAGTACCATATGAAGAATTTATTCGTTCCATTCCTAATATGACCGTTTTAAATGTATATAGTGTAGAGCCGCTAGAAGGTAGAATATTAATGGAGGTCAATCCAAACATTGCCTATAGCTTACTTGATCGGCTTCTTGGTGGGAAAGGAAATAGTGTGACGAAGGTAGATAATCTTACAGAGATTGAAACAATGCTGATGTCTCAACTTTTTGAAAAAGCAGTAACAAATTTACAAGAAGCTTGGGCAAGCTTAGAGGAAATTCATCCACTATTAGAAGATTTCGAGGTGAATCCCCAATTCTTACAATTGGTTTCTCCAAATGAAACAGTAGTAGTAGTTTCGTTGAATACAGAAATAGGGGAAGAAAGTGGAATGATTAATATTTGTATTCCACATATTGTACTTGAACCGATTATACCGAAGCTATCTGTTCATTATTGGATGCAAACAGAATCTAAAAAGAGAGATCCTGAAGCTTATAAAAATATCAGTCGTAATGTAGAAAAAGCAAAAATAGAAGCAAAAGCTATTTTAGGAGATACAACAATTACAATTAACGAGTTCCTACACTTGAACAAAAATGATATTATTTCATTAAACCAGTCGCTTGATCAACCTTTAACACTGGCTGTGAATGAACAGCCAAAGTTTTATGTTCAACCAGGGGAATACAAAAACAAAGTTTCTGTTCAAATCTTAGAAGAAATAAAAGGGGGGAATTAA